One segment of Neobacillus endophyticus DNA contains the following:
- a CDS encoding YkoP family protein gives MAVKKDLGASCVHDNNATRRYKPRKENQSKSDKQVSESKVNWKKKLLITFWIKWEKVIYKFFQIQPIDENQPFLNARVRTYFGKTILLSDGEVIKRGDQVLELHLNNDMLFKMGMHARSPMQLAIQMIRITEQLLPKTLQFILNHPKYEKIKGVYGVSMIHRGSTQFGFTVVDLPKGLFLFLTKLYLHLLLLVFHPQGKRRMQNKRELLVPKIIAISTKEFICRYTIESLSTSPRSCLERK, from the coding sequence ATGGCAGTTAAGAAAGATTTGGGGGCAAGCTGCGTGCACGACAATAATGCCACTAGAAGATACAAACCTCGAAAAGAAAATCAATCGAAATCGGATAAACAAGTATCGGAATCAAAGGTAAACTGGAAAAAGAAATTACTAATTACTTTTTGGATTAAATGGGAAAAAGTTATTTATAAGTTCTTTCAAATTCAGCCGATTGATGAAAATCAGCCATTTTTAAATGCAAGAGTACGAACATATTTTGGGAAAACTATTTTATTGTCGGATGGAGAGGTAATTAAAAGAGGAGATCAAGTACTAGAACTTCACTTAAATAATGATATGCTTTTTAAAATGGGAATGCATGCACGTTCTCCTATGCAATTAGCCATCCAAATGATTCGAATCACTGAACAATTATTACCAAAAACTCTCCAATTTATCCTAAATCACCCCAAGTATGAAAAGATAAAGGGCGTATACGGAGTTTCCATGATTCACCGTGGTTCCACCCAATTTGGATTTACAGTAGTTGATTTACCAAAGGGGCTCTTCTTATTCCTAACCAAACTTTATTTACATTTATTATTACTTGTTTTTCATCCCCAAGGAAAACGAAGAATGCAAAATAAAAGAGAACTACTCGTTCCAAAGATCATTGCCATATCAACAAAAGAATTTATATGCAGGTATACCATCGAATCCCTTTCCACTTCTCCACGATCTTGTTTGGAACGAAAATAA
- a CDS encoding alkaline phosphatase family protein, with product MTADYLHKKRVIMLVIDSLMDMPLQEAFKGGKVPALQFFSNNGHYLPNLVSPFPTMSVNVDSTLLTGVYSDKHKLPGLVWYNKDENRIVNYGTHVRELIKLGLKQSMIDVFYNLNHQHLSKQQKTIHEVLKEKGIQSASINALLYRGAFETQLKIPFLLSFVTGLNRKLKSYSPNVFSYGAMHKLNPFKKNSFCWQKYGFNDKFSANELKYLINENKLPPFTLVYFPDLDHKVHKNGRLELKGIEKVDQQLQGILNQFPSWEDSLSNTTWIILGDNGQAWIEPNKKEALIDLRQLLNSYKIAKLKKGVSSEVEIVLCVNERMSFIYTLNPQKAPLEEIAKILQKDPRIDVIALKKGETVAVTSGMHKGKLEFHPNGDLIDEYKQCWSIEGNTEILDITIKEKSIEYGDYPDALARIYSSFYSHEGNYIIISAKPGYEFIGEGSPTHVNGAAHGGLHKQDSLVSLIVCGSDSVPKNLRILDLKEWILTLISP from the coding sequence ATGACAGCCGATTATCTCCATAAAAAAAGAGTTATTATGCTTGTAATTGATTCATTAATGGATATGCCATTACAAGAAGCTTTTAAAGGTGGAAAAGTACCAGCACTGCAGTTTTTTTCTAACAATGGACATTACTTACCAAACCTCGTCAGCCCTTTTCCTACTATGTCTGTAAATGTTGACAGTACATTATTAACGGGTGTCTATAGTGACAAACACAAACTTCCGGGCCTTGTTTGGTATAATAAAGATGAAAATCGTATTGTAAATTATGGAACCCATGTCAGAGAACTTATAAAACTAGGTTTAAAACAATCCATGATTGATGTTTTTTATAATTTAAATCATCAGCATTTAAGCAAGCAACAGAAAACGATTCATGAAGTTTTAAAAGAAAAGGGAATTCAAAGTGCGTCGATAAATGCTCTTTTATATAGAGGAGCTTTTGAGACCCAGCTAAAGATCCCGTTTCTTTTATCATTTGTTACAGGATTAAATAGGAAACTGAAATCCTATTCACCGAACGTGTTCTCATACGGAGCGATGCACAAGCTCAACCCATTTAAAAAGAACTCATTCTGTTGGCAAAAGTATGGATTTAACGACAAATTCTCTGCGAATGAACTTAAATACCTTATAAATGAAAATAAATTGCCACCTTTTACGCTCGTTTATTTTCCAGATTTGGATCATAAAGTACATAAAAATGGAAGATTGGAATTAAAGGGTATTGAAAAAGTGGATCAACAGCTGCAAGGGATTTTAAATCAGTTTCCTTCATGGGAGGATTCTCTATCTAATACGACATGGATTATCCTTGGTGATAATGGACAGGCCTGGATTGAGCCAAATAAGAAAGAGGCATTAATTGACTTGAGGCAGCTTTTAAATTCCTATAAAATCGCTAAGTTGAAAAAAGGGGTATCATCTGAAGTTGAAATTGTTCTCTGTGTTAATGAGAGAATGTCTTTTATCTATACTCTTAATCCTCAAAAGGCGCCATTAGAGGAAATTGCGAAGATCCTGCAAAAAGATCCACGTATAGATGTAATTGCCTTAAAAAAAGGAGAAACTGTGGCGGTTACATCAGGAATGCATAAAGGGAAGTTAGAATTTCATCCAAATGGGGATTTAATCGATGAATATAAACAATGTTGGTCGATTGAAGGAAATACAGAGATATTAGATATTACAATTAAAGAAAAGAGTATCGAATATGGAGATTACCCTGACGCCTTAGCAAGAATATATTCTTCCTTTTATTCACATGAAGGGAATTACATCATTATTTCCGCAAAACCAGGTTATGAATTCATCGGTGAGGGTTCTCCCACACATGTAAATGGTGCTGCCCACGGAGGACTTCATAAACAAGATTCTTTAGTAAGTCTGATCGTTTGCGGAAGTGACTCAGTTCCTAAAAATTTGCGAATCTTAGATCTTAAAGAGTGGATATTAACCTTAATTTCCCCATAA